A genomic segment from Deltaproteobacteria bacterium encodes:
- a CDS encoding alpha/beta hydrolase: MTEQDREVSVANPQSKFTEVQGIKLRYLEWGNAGKPDLLLVHGWTSFAPSWNGVADYFQDRFHIVAPDLRGHGESDKPITGYRLRDFAEDIRQLIKNLSLNKPAYVGHSWGGNIGTILAADSPAIISRAFLEDPVYWRMIHAFMTALPNALARRNKPEAEIRAEAKQKNMSKADEDMEVYRNHHFSADALTRLLTDNRDWAFGFEDFFKRIAVPTKILVADQKVGGAIMREEMSYLERLAPPQVRCEFWEGVGHGMKAAKPAEYNQALEAWLNAKGA, from the coding sequence ATGACGGAACAAGATCGCGAGGTGTCTGTGGCCAATCCGCAAAGCAAATTCACCGAAGTTCAAGGCATCAAATTGCGTTATCTAGAATGGGGCAACGCCGGCAAGCCGGATCTGTTGCTCGTCCATGGCTGGACCAGTTTTGCGCCGAGCTGGAATGGCGTCGCCGACTATTTTCAAGATCGTTTTCACATCGTCGCACCCGACCTACGCGGCCATGGCGAATCGGACAAGCCGATAACAGGATATCGTCTGCGCGACTTCGCGGAAGACATTCGCCAACTCATCAAGAATTTGAGCTTGAACAAGCCCGCCTACGTCGGCCACTCCTGGGGCGGCAACATCGGCACGATCCTGGCGGCCGATTCACCAGCGATTATCTCTCGCGCTTTTCTCGAAGACCCGGTCTATTGGAGAATGATCCATGCGTTCATGACCGCGCTGCCCAACGCGCTGGCAAGGCGCAACAAACCCGAAGCGGAAATTCGCGCCGAAGCCAAGCAGAAAAATATGTCCAAGGCCGACGAGGACATGGAGGTTTACCGCAATCATCATTTTTCCGCCGACGCGCTCACCCGATTGCTCACCGACAACCGCGACTGGGCGTTTGGCTTTGAAGATTTTTTCAAACGCATTGCGGTGCCGACGAAAATACTCGTCGCCGATCAAAAAGTCGGCGGCGCGATCATGCGCGAGGAAATGAGCTATCTCGAACGGCTTGCACCGCCGCAGGTGCGATGCGAGTTTTGGGAAGGCGTCGGTCACGGCATGAAAGCGGCGAAGCCGGCGGAATACAACCAAGCATTGGAGGCATGGCTCAACGCCAAAGGCGCATGA